Proteins co-encoded in one uncultured Draconibacterium sp. genomic window:
- a CDS encoding SusC/RagA family TonB-linked outer membrane protein — protein MKKMGLFPLSPSGGKWKEWLLASKILLVFFLVFSLQLSASVVSTKKVNLNLVNASVKKLFEEIEKQTDIGFLYNLDEVKELNNISIDVSNVTVEEVLKSVLKDTDLTYEIDKNVIIIKPKPLTKDKTNLSDQEKQGLIEIRGTVSAESGETLPNATIVEITAEGFRGVSSDKNGNFTIIVTGPESKLQISYVGYKAQIVEVGNQKFIAVVLEASQKDIDEVVVTGIFTKAKESYTGAATKVRAEEIKAFQGQNLVQTLKNIDPAFNISVDNDFGSNPNLLPQFTVRGNSSLPMSVEDYNTGLQTRVNTPLIIMDGFEISLTKLIDYNDEDIESITILKDASSTAIYGSRGANGVVVVRTKEPQAGKLKIRAETSFTMEMPDLTSYDLLNASELLELQRSLGLYEASSPSYHDKKQAKYAARLKDVLEGVNTDWLHYPVHTGISKKYSLRLEGGSEQFRWGASLSSKQAQGAMKGSERDNFNGSTFLSYTYKNVIFRNQLNITTNKSIESPYGSFSTYANMQPYYKPYNEEGKLVEDFIGLTTNEIGNPLYDAMLISKDEKKYTELTNNFSIEWSISSDLRLRGQLGVSKKLSEEDSYLSPEHSSFTTSATYQTDDGYFRRGRYEYGTGSAVNYEGNLTLSYSKLINDKHQLYTGLNYSMQNSKGYMYYMTFEGFSAISLPFIPNAHQYEQNGVPSGNESTSRRVGFTGNVNYTYDNRFFVDLSYRVDGSSQFGTQNKFAPFWSTGIGWNLHNENFLKSNDLINRFRLKAAYGQTGSQQFSAYQALQTYQYYTGDKYLNRGGSYLMALGNENLKWQTTDQLNIGTEIAIMDNRFNVSFDYYIKKTSSLLSSRDLPLSTGFPSYIENIGEVKNKGYEASLNAYVIRKGDVSWMLGAKLSYNKNEITKLSDAIKAQTEAYKKEDVDISTLFYEGYAQNSIWAVRSLGIDPSTGNELFLDSEGNITDEWEASAKVYCGIDQPPYRGNLNSILRYKNFTLNLSFAYHWGGQIYNQTLLDKVEVTTVTIGSQNVDKRVLSDRWAKPGDLTFFKGFSNDDTYATSRFVMDDKVFELQSVSLQYKLMEAAFLEKCYMQGITFSLNMSDLFYFSSVKRERGTNYPFARRAGLSISVLF, from the coding sequence ATGAAAAAAATGGGACTATTTCCACTGTCTCCGTCAGGAGGTAAGTGGAAGGAATGGCTTTTAGCCAGTAAAATTCTACTTGTCTTTTTCCTCGTATTCAGTTTGCAGCTGAGTGCCAGTGTTGTATCTACAAAAAAGGTTAATCTAAACCTTGTTAATGCAAGTGTCAAGAAACTTTTTGAAGAGATTGAAAAACAGACAGACATTGGCTTTTTGTACAACCTGGATGAGGTAAAAGAATTAAACAACATTTCTATTGATGTTAGCAACGTAACAGTTGAAGAAGTACTTAAAAGTGTACTTAAAGACACAGACCTAACCTACGAAATCGATAAGAATGTGATTATTATCAAACCAAAGCCTTTGACAAAAGATAAAACGAATTTGTCAGATCAGGAGAAGCAAGGGCTTATCGAAATCCGGGGGACGGTTTCAGCTGAAAGTGGTGAAACCTTACCGAATGCAACTATTGTTGAAATAACAGCCGAAGGGTTTAGGGGAGTCTCGTCGGATAAGAATGGTAATTTTACGATCATTGTTACGGGGCCGGAATCTAAATTGCAGATTTCTTATGTGGGATACAAAGCTCAAATTGTAGAAGTTGGAAATCAGAAGTTTATTGCAGTTGTACTGGAAGCATCGCAAAAAGATATTGACGAGGTAGTAGTAACGGGTATTTTTACGAAGGCAAAAGAAAGTTATACCGGGGCTGCAACAAAGGTAAGGGCTGAGGAAATCAAAGCTTTCCAGGGACAAAACCTGGTGCAAACCCTTAAAAATATCGACCCGGCTTTTAATATTTCGGTCGATAATGATTTTGGGAGCAATCCTAACCTTCTTCCTCAGTTTACGGTACGTGGTAATTCATCATTGCCAATGAGCGTTGAAGATTACAATACCGGGCTGCAAACCCGTGTAAATACGCCGTTAATTATTATGGATGGATTTGAAATATCTTTGACCAAATTAATCGATTACAATGATGAAGATATTGAGTCCATTACCATATTGAAAGATGCTTCATCTACCGCCATTTATGGTTCTCGTGGTGCAAACGGAGTTGTTGTTGTTCGTACTAAAGAACCGCAGGCTGGGAAACTTAAGATTCGCGCCGAAACTTCTTTTACAATGGAAATGCCGGATCTTACATCTTATGATTTGCTAAATGCCTCGGAATTGCTTGAGCTGCAACGATCACTTGGACTTTATGAAGCTTCTTCTCCCTCTTACCATGATAAGAAACAAGCTAAATACGCAGCTCGATTAAAAGATGTACTGGAAGGAGTTAATACCGATTGGTTGCATTATCCGGTTCATACGGGAATAAGCAAAAAATACAGTTTGCGTTTGGAAGGTGGCAGCGAACAGTTTCGCTGGGGAGCGTCCCTCTCTTCTAAACAAGCACAAGGGGCAATGAAGGGGTCTGAAAGAGACAATTTCAACGGTAGTACTTTCCTTTCTTATACCTATAAAAATGTAATTTTTAGAAACCAGCTAAATATTACTACAAACAAAAGTATTGAAAGCCCCTATGGATCTTTTAGTACTTATGCCAATATGCAACCTTACTATAAACCGTATAACGAAGAAGGAAAACTTGTTGAGGACTTCATAGGGCTCACGACCAATGAGATTGGAAACCCGCTTTATGATGCAATGCTAATTTCTAAAGATGAGAAAAAATATACGGAGCTTACAAATAATTTCTCCATAGAATGGAGTATTAGTTCCGATCTTAGATTACGTGGACAGTTAGGGGTTTCTAAAAAATTATCGGAAGAAGATTCTTATTTAAGCCCTGAGCATTCATCATTTACCACTTCAGCTACTTATCAAACCGACGATGGGTATTTTCGCAGGGGGAGATATGAATACGGAACCGGAAGTGCCGTAAATTATGAAGGGAACCTTACTCTTAGCTATTCCAAGTTGATTAATGATAAACATCAACTATATACCGGTTTAAATTATTCTATGCAAAATAGTAAGGGGTATATGTATTATATGACCTTTGAAGGATTTTCGGCAATAAGCCTTCCCTTTATTCCCAATGCACATCAATACGAACAAAATGGCGTTCCTTCAGGAAATGAAAGTACCAGCCGCCGTGTTGGTTTCACCGGAAATGTAAATTACACTTACGATAACCGTTTTTTTGTAGATTTATCTTACCGTGTTGACGGCAGTTCGCAATTTGGTACCCAAAACAAATTTGCCCCTTTCTGGAGTACAGGTATCGGGTGGAATCTTCACAATGAGAATTTTTTAAAAAGCAATGACCTCATCAATAGATTTCGTTTAAAAGCAGCTTATGGACAAACCGGTTCACAACAATTTTCGGCTTACCAGGCTCTGCAAACCTACCAGTATTACACTGGCGATAAATACCTTAACAGGGGAGGTTCTTATTTAATGGCTTTGGGAAACGAAAACTTAAAATGGCAAACAACCGATCAGCTTAATATCGGTACAGAAATAGCCATCATGGATAACCGCTTTAATGTGTCATTCGATTATTATATCAAAAAAACATCAAGCCTTTTATCTTCAAGAGATCTTCCCCTTTCTACAGGTTTCCCTTCATACATTGAAAACATTGGGGAAGTAAAAAACAAGGGCTACGAAGCCTCTTTGAATGCCTATGTAATCAGAAAAGGGGATGTGAGCTGGATGCTGGGGGCAAAATTGTCGTACAATAAAAACGAAATTACCAAGTTGTCTGACGCAATCAAGGCACAAACAGAAGCCTATAAAAAAGAAGATGTTGATATTAGCACTCTTTTTTATGAAGGATATGCTCAAAACTCAATATGGGCTGTACGTTCTCTGGGGATTGATCCAAGTACCGGGAATGAACTTTTTTTGGATAGTGAAGGAAACATTACAGATGAATGGGAAGCTTCTGCCAAGGTATACTGTGGCATCGACCAGCCCCCTTACCGCGGAAACCTGAATTCAATTTTGAGGTACAAGAATTTTACCTTAAACCTCTCTTTCGCTTATCATTGGGGCGGACAGATTTATAATCAAACACTTCTTGATAAAGTGGAGGTTACCACCGTTACCATTGGTTCACAAAATGTTGACAAGCGTGTATTGAGCGATCGATGGGCCAAGCCTGGCGATCTAACCTTTTTTAAAGGATTTTCTAACGATGATACCTATGCAACATCTCGTTTTGTAATGGACGATAAGGTGTTTGAACTACAAAGTGTAAGCCTTCAATATAAACTTATGGAAGCTGCCTTTCTGGAAAAATGCTATATGCAGGGTATCACATTTTCTTTAAACATGTCCGATTTGTTCTATTTCTCATCGGTTAAACGTGAGCGGGGAACCAACTATCCGTTTGCACGAAGAGCAGGATTGTCAATTTCAGTTTTATTTTAA
- a CDS encoding FecR family protein has product MKKKIHKNIEISDLIHKYIQGQCDESDIDDIQLWINESPTHEQLLEDLLTNAAVEDRQKIINKIDLDEEWGRFQSRIVFLNRRWSSIVKYAAIFLIPIAIGSYILFQEFSSQAEVETVVEIAPGIKKAQLILGNGERIDLSNEEQQIEIKGKAIVAKTQNQSLSYVVSAKDADNRALEYNQLLTGTGEEYKLVLSDGTTVWLNSKTKLKYPTQFASNLRVVELEGEACFEVTKNANAPFIVKTGKMDVEVLGTTFNITAYNDAPTIKTTLIEGKVKIRTEGQTDENKAVIIKPNDQAAFNTLTNDITVNTVDAQVYIAWTKGLFAFDEASLEDIMTRLSRWYDLDVSFEENEARFSKFSGKLPRFEDCNVILRMIEKTTNIKFSIEQNKEVTVGIKKI; this is encoded by the coding sequence ATGAAAAAAAAGATTCATAAAAATATCGAAATAAGCGACCTGATTCATAAATATATTCAGGGGCAGTGCGATGAATCGGATATAGATGATATCCAGTTGTGGATAAATGAATCTCCTACTCATGAGCAACTTTTAGAGGATCTATTAACAAACGCCGCTGTAGAAGACCGCCAAAAAATAATTAACAAAATTGATCTGGATGAAGAATGGGGGAGATTCCAATCCCGGATTGTATTCTTAAACAGGAGGTGGTCGTCAATTGTAAAATATGCAGCTATTTTTCTGATTCCAATAGCAATAGGTTCTTATATTTTATTTCAGGAATTCTCATCACAGGCAGAAGTTGAAACAGTTGTTGAAATTGCCCCGGGTATAAAAAAAGCCCAATTGATTTTAGGCAATGGCGAACGAATTGACTTGTCGAATGAAGAACAGCAAATAGAAATTAAAGGGAAAGCAATAGTTGCTAAAACCCAAAACCAATCCTTAAGTTATGTTGTTAGTGCTAAAGATGCTGACAATAGAGCACTTGAATATAACCAGCTATTGACAGGAACAGGTGAAGAGTATAAACTTGTATTATCAGATGGCACAACGGTTTGGTTGAATTCAAAAACAAAATTAAAATACCCCACACAATTTGCATCAAATCTTCGTGTAGTAGAGCTTGAAGGAGAAGCATGTTTTGAGGTAACCAAAAATGCCAATGCTCCTTTTATCGTAAAAACCGGGAAAATGGATGTAGAAGTTTTAGGTACTACATTCAATATTACTGCTTACAACGATGCTCCAACAATAAAAACTACCTTGATAGAGGGAAAGGTAAAAATAAGAACAGAAGGTCAAACAGACGAAAATAAAGCGGTAATTATAAAGCCTAATGATCAGGCAGCCTTCAATACATTGACTAATGATATTACGGTAAATACAGTTGATGCGCAGGTATATATTGCCTGGACAAAAGGTTTATTTGCATTCGATGAGGCCTCTCTTGAAGATATTATGACTCGTTTATCGAGGTGGTATGATTTAGATGTCAGCTTTGAAGAGAATGAAGCTCGGTTCAGTAAATTCTCGGGGAAATTACCTCGCTTTGAGGATTGCAATGTTATACTCAGAATGATTGAAAAAACAACAAACATAAAATTTAGTATAGAGCAAAATAAAGAAGTTACAGTAGGGATAAAAAAAATATAG
- a CDS encoding RNA polymerase sigma-70 factor yields the protein MSIPEFKHKIDIRTVDFKEIFNEYFPSLCVFVCKFVGDEDVAKDIVQDVFAKIWGAKKIFESEKSMRVYFYLAAKNTAIDYLKKEKKTKRFTDIADFNIEDDNVVINEIIREETYRLLSDALATLTPKAKDVIHLNLKGLSNKEIAFKLGVSVNTVKSHKLKAFRELRKILGYQYLILLSVGIIRFFE from the coding sequence ATGTCGATACCAGAGTTTAAGCATAAGATTGATATTCGTACGGTTGACTTTAAAGAAATCTTCAACGAATATTTTCCATCACTTTGTGTATTCGTGTGCAAGTTTGTCGGCGATGAAGATGTCGCAAAAGACATAGTACAAGATGTATTTGCAAAAATTTGGGGAGCGAAGAAAATATTTGAATCCGAGAAATCAATGCGCGTTTACTTTTATCTGGCAGCTAAAAATACGGCCATTGATTACTTAAAGAAAGAAAAGAAGACGAAACGCTTCACAGACATAGCTGATTTTAATATTGAAGATGATAACGTTGTAATAAATGAAATCATCAGGGAAGAAACTTATCGTCTGCTAAGCGACGCATTAGCAACATTAACGCCAAAGGCAAAAGATGTGATTCATCTTAATCTTAAAGGTTTATCGAACAAAGAGATTGCTTTTAAACTTGGAGTTTCAGTAAATACCGTAAAGTCGCATAAGCTTAAGGCATTTCGGGAGTTACGAAAAATACTGGGATATCAATATCTAATTTTGTTATCTGTTGGGATAATAAGATTCTTCGAGTAG
- a CDS encoding TlpA disulfide reductase family protein, giving the protein MKKILLGITVLLVLINVGCSEGFKIKGELTGAADGTKIALVPFASYDVKPEAETTIENGKFSFAGELPEPRLYYLVLGDKQAYFQVMLENSTITVTGEVEESTGREESPVLKFINMEVDGSDSDDYFKSQMAVRQELNKMYDDKNEKFADIQEKLYKARVEKNQSKLDSLQNTQEYKEMERAEKAFFGEVEKRYNAVFEANKETFWGPLMMLNLYSYLTPDARPTFENMSEEARESYYGKMVAEGLYPANRTGEKVPDFTTTDANGKEVSLDDLISDKKVILIDFWASWCAPCRKELPNVKANYDKYAAKGFEVIGFSIDKDPKAWKKAVSDENLEWPNFNDLDISAQYKIKSVPTTYLIDNQGRLIAENIRGEELGKKLEELFEE; this is encoded by the coding sequence ATGAAAAAAATATTGTTAGGAATTACCGTACTACTCGTACTAATTAATGTTGGATGTAGTGAGGGATTTAAAATAAAAGGAGAGTTGACAGGCGCTGCTGATGGTACAAAAATAGCACTGGTTCCTTTTGCTAGTTATGATGTAAAACCTGAAGCTGAAACAACTATTGAAAACGGGAAATTCAGTTTTGCAGGAGAGCTTCCTGAACCACGTTTATATTACCTGGTATTAGGAGACAAACAAGCTTATTTCCAGGTTATGCTTGAAAATTCAACTATAACTGTAACCGGCGAAGTGGAAGAAAGTACAGGAAGAGAAGAGAGCCCGGTATTGAAATTCATAAACATGGAGGTAGATGGTTCCGACAGTGATGATTATTTCAAAAGCCAGATGGCCGTTCGCCAGGAGTTAAATAAAATGTACGATGATAAAAATGAGAAGTTTGCCGATATTCAAGAGAAACTTTATAAAGCGAGAGTAGAAAAAAATCAGTCTAAACTCGATTCTTTGCAGAATACGCAGGAATATAAAGAAATGGAACGCGCAGAGAAAGCATTTTTTGGTGAAGTAGAAAAACGCTACAACGCGGTATTTGAAGCCAATAAAGAAACTTTTTGGGGGCCGTTGATGATGTTGAACCTGTATTCTTATCTTACTCCTGATGCACGCCCGACTTTCGAAAACATGTCAGAAGAAGCGCGCGAGAGCTACTATGGCAAAATGGTTGCCGAAGGTTTATATCCGGCCAACCGCACGGGAGAAAAAGTTCCTGATTTTACCACCACTGATGCCAACGGAAAAGAAGTGAGTCTGGATGATCTTATTAGCGATAAAAAAGTAATCCTGATTGATTTTTGGGCTTCGTGGTGTGCACCTTGCCGTAAAGAACTTCCCAATGTAAAAGCCAATTACGACAAGTATGCAGCAAAAGGTTTTGAAGTTATTGGTTTTTCAATCGATAAAGACCCGAAAGCATGGAAGAAAGCAGTAAGTGATGAAAACTTAGAATGGCCAAATTTTAACGATTTGGATATTTCTGCACAGTATAAAATAAAATCAGTTCCCACCACTTATCTTATTGACAACCAGGGAAGGTTAATTGCGGAAAATATACGAGGAGAGGAGCTAGGGAAGAAATTGGAAGAACTTTTCGAGGAATAG
- a CDS encoding PKD-like family lipoprotein, with product MKRLLFAILLILGITSLVSSCYEDSGNYDYTDIDELKIDTTGVNQLSNYFTVNLGDTIIVNPTIDYEYPENLSYAWLLMPFPYDTETVGNTTQYPVPDTIARSLDLNWIVNVEPGGYRYYLEVKDTVLGLSDNIYPNYSNYLNVVAANSFYALMCLSEYDGNTDIDVYYTPLALIFSGETQMHFYSERSGGMIPGSPNLLGYSSKGYYYAFTNQGGRRLDENDYLTMANFDEMFYSSPTLDIQEYEYVSNQELLINNGKLHVINNAQSNDRKFSAAISGDYTAYPFISRKNPYADPSPIACVIFDEKSKSFLRYYSESTSFSKYPAGSGEAFVDANNLPSIPLAIFSYDRQKTGVVLRDEDGKIALWLYDLMAEDDSDLSGNGSRSKIDLSNCEDIENATMFYAEASGSSFHYATDKAIYGFSITSGETTANKVYDLPEGDEVTCMYSIPAAGFPTGGRVYWFATWNEATKNGKIVESEIDPYSGRLDWFWGPMFGLEGPNPSVTEGFGKIVSMKVGI from the coding sequence CCGACATTGATGAATTAAAAATTGATACAACCGGTGTTAACCAGTTAAGCAATTATTTTACAGTTAATCTAGGAGACACGATTATTGTGAATCCAACGATAGATTATGAATATCCTGAGAATTTAAGCTACGCCTGGTTGTTAATGCCTTTCCCTTATGATACAGAGACTGTTGGTAATACTACCCAATACCCGGTTCCCGATACCATTGCCAGAAGTCTTGATTTAAACTGGATTGTGAATGTTGAACCTGGAGGCTATCGTTATTACCTCGAAGTAAAAGACACTGTGTTAGGCTTATCGGATAATATTTATCCAAATTATTCAAATTATCTGAATGTGGTAGCTGCCAATTCGTTTTATGCTCTAATGTGTTTAAGTGAGTACGATGGCAACACTGATATCGACGTATATTACACGCCCTTAGCGCTTATTTTTAGTGGCGAAACACAAATGCATTTTTACAGTGAAAGATCAGGTGGAATGATTCCAGGTTCCCCAAATTTACTGGGATATAGCAGTAAGGGATACTATTATGCCTTTACCAATCAGGGAGGACGTCGTTTGGACGAAAATGATTACCTGACAATGGCGAATTTTGATGAGATGTTTTATTCATCACCAACACTGGATATCCAGGAATATGAGTATGTAAGTAATCAGGAATTGCTTATTAACAATGGAAAATTGCATGTTATCAACAATGCCCAGAGCAACGACCGTAAATTTTCAGCTGCAATTTCAGGCGACTATACAGCTTATCCGTTTATTTCGCGTAAAAATCCATATGCTGATCCTTCGCCCATTGCGTGTGTGATATTTGATGAAAAAAGCAAATCATTTTTGCGCTACTACTCAGAAAGTACAAGCTTTAGCAAATACCCGGCTGGCAGTGGAGAAGCTTTTGTTGATGCCAATAACTTGCCATCAATTCCCCTTGCAATCTTCAGTTATGATAGACAGAAAACCGGGGTAGTACTAAGAGATGAAGACGGAAAAATAGCCTTATGGCTTTATGACTTAATGGCCGAAGACGATAGTGATTTGTCGGGCAACGGATCCCGTTCTAAAATAGATCTATCAAACTGCGAAGACATTGAAAATGCCACTATGTTTTATGCCGAAGCTTCAGGGAGTTCATTCCATTACGCAACGGATAAAGCAATTTACGGTTTTTCAATAACCTCAGGAGAAACAACGGCAAACAAGGTTTATGATCTGCCCGAAGGAGATGAAGTAACTTGCATGTATAGTATTCCTGCAGCTGGTTTCCCAACGGGTGGCCGTGTTTATTGGTTTGCAACATGGAACGAAGCGACAAAAAACGGGAAAATTGTTGAAAGTGAGATAGATCCCTACAGCGGCAGGCTCGATTGGTTTTGGGGGCCGATGTTTGGTTTGGAAGGCCCAAATCCATCCGTTACTGAAGGATTCGGGAAAATTGTAAGTATGAAAGTTGGAATCTGA